One Hemiscyllium ocellatum isolate sHemOce1 chromosome 27 unlocalized genomic scaffold, sHemOce1.pat.X.cur. SUPER_27_unloc_25, whole genome shotgun sequence genomic region harbors:
- the LOC132807825 gene encoding zinc finger protein 239-like, which translates to MLQFPVCPGDSSAQPHRGEAIPLPRVREGFYPLLQPDGPLRIHTAESPFSCPECEKSFAQASTLMAHQRVHTAVRAFPCPECGKAFSKSSNLLTHRRLRTGERPFSYPECGKAFSNSPALLRHQWIHTGERPFSCPECGKNFTRSSHLLTHRRVHTGERPFSCPECGKSFDNSSALLRHQHVHTGERPFLCPECGKGFKRSSDMLDHQWVHTGERPFSCPECGKGFTQASNLLRHQRVHTGERPFACPKCGQRFTSSSNLQKHQRGHQQIPSATLMWVTPRTEPPARSDSGCSGSVSELSLFSARQHPHTPPIFPQPQVGSWAAQ; encoded by the coding sequence atgcttcagtttcctgtctgccctggagactcatcggcgcagccacaccggggagaggccattcccctgcccagagtgcgggaagggtttTACCCGCTCCTCCAACCTGATGGCCCATTGCGGATCCACACAGCGGAGAGtccgttctcctgccccgagtgtgaGAAGAGCTTTGCCCAGGCCTCTACCCTCatggcccaccagcgggtccacactgcgGTGAGAGCCTTcccctgccctgagtgcgggaaggccttcagcaaatcctccaacctgctgacccaccggcggctccgcactggggagaggcccttcagctatcctgagtgtgggaaggccttcagcaattcacccgccctgctgaggcaccagtggatccacaccggggagaggccattctcctgccctgagtgtgggaagaactttacccgctcctcccacctgctgacccaccggcgggtccacacgggggagaggcccttcagctgccctgagtgtgggaagtcCTTCGataattcctctgccctgctgaggcaccagcacgtccacaccggggagaggccattcctctgccctgagtgtgggaagggctttaaACGCTCCTCTGACATGCTGgaccaccagtgggtccacacgggggagagaccgttcagctgccctgagtgcgggaagggctttacccaggcctccaacctgctgaggcaccagcgggtccacactggggagaggccgtttgcCTGCCCCAAGTGCGGGCAGAGGTTCACATCGTCCAGTAACTTACAGAAACACCAGAGGGGGCACCAGCAGATTCCGTCGGCGACGCTGATGTGGGTCACCCCCAGGACTGAACCTCCTGCCCGCTCTgacagtgggtgcagtgggagcGTCAGTGAGCTCTCTTTGTTTTCTGCTAGACagcacccacacacccctcccatcttcccccaaccccaggtTGGCTCATgggcggcacagtag